The region CGCTTGAAAATCTTGAGTTTGGCTATCTTTACGAGACATTGGCGGGGCTAAAGCCGAGCACGACGTTGTCAATTTCTTGCATTTCGGTGGCAGAGACTACGGCAGAAAAGGTATTGTCCTTGCTACGTCGTTGTGCTTGCAATTCGGATGGCCGCCAAACCAAGGGGGACCTTGACCCCGCATTGGTCCGCCATGTTTACGACGTTGCTCGAATCGCGGAACTATCCACCGAATCACTTGTAGCTGCGAAGAGTATTTTTCCGCAATTGGTCATGAACGACCGCGATGAGTACAAGGGGCAACATCCCGAGTTCGACGCAGACCCGGTAAGTGTTCTCAAAAGGACCTTGATAGCGGCAAAAGAAAATGGCGAGCTGAAAGAGCGATACGCCCAAAATCTGATACCGCTGGTTTACGACATGAATCCGCCCACGTTCGAAAAATCTTTCGCTTCGTTTGAAGCAGTGGCGCAAGACTTCCTGGCAGCCTGCAAACCATGCTGAGCGCACAAAAAAAAGCCCGCTACAGGAGCGGGCTGAATCTATTTCCTGTGAGGAAGTAGAGGAGACAGAAGCATGATGCCGGATCGCAAGCTATAAAACCACTTTATATTGATGATATGGGAAATACGCTTGCGTGATAACAGTGGCAATTATTGATTCCTTACGGCACTATTTTGCCGCCTCCCCTTCCACCACTACCGGCGTGCGCAGCATGTTCTTGATGCCGCGCAGTGCCTGGCGCACGCGCGCCTCGTTCTCGATCAGGGCAAAGCGCACATAGTCGTCGCCGTATTCGCCGAAACCGATGCCCGGCGACACACTGACCCTGGCTTTCTCCAGCAGCAGCTTGGCGAATTCCAGCGAACCCAGGTGGCGATATGCTTCCGGGATATGGGCCCAGATATACATCGACGCCTTCGGTTTTTCCACCATCCAGCCCGCTTCGTGCAAGCCTTTGACCAGCACGTCGCGGCGGCGCTGGTATTGCGCGCAGATTTCCGTCACGCAGCTTTGATCGCCTTCCAGCGCGGCGATCGCCGCCACCTGCACCGGCGTGAAACTGCCGTAGTCGTGATAGCTCTTGATGCGCGCCAACGCCGCCACCAGTTCGGCATTGCCGACCATGAAGCCGATGCGCCAGCCGGCCATATTGTAGCTTTTCGACATGGTGAAGAATTCGACGGCCACGTCGCGCGCGCCGGGCACCTGCATGATGGACGGCGCTTTCCAGCCGTCAAACGTGATGTCGGCATAGGCCAGGTCGTGCACCACCAGAATGTCATGCTGTTTCGCCAGCGCCACCACGCGCTCGAAAAACTCCAGCTCCACGCATTGCGCGGTGGGGTTCGATGGAAAACCCAGCACCATCATCTTGGGCTTCGGATAGCTTTCGCGGATCGCCCGCTCCAGCTCGGCAAAAAAGTCTACGCCAGGGCCCATGCGCACTGAGCGGATATCGGCGCCGGCGATCACCGCGCCCCAGATATGGATCGGGTAGCTGGGGTTGGGCACCAGCACCGTGTCACCCCGGTCCAGGGTGGCCAGCATCAGATGGGCCAGGCCTTCTTTCGAGCCGATGGTGACGATGGCTTCGCTGTCGGGGTCGATGTCGACCTCGTAGCGCTGCTTGTACCAATGTGAAATGGCCCGGCGCAGGCGCGGGATGCCCTTCGAGGCGGAGTACCCATGGGTGTCGGGCCGCTTCACCGTATCGATCAGCTTGTCGACGATATGGCTGGGCGTGGCGCCGTCGGGATTACCCATCGACATGTCGATAATGTCCTCGCCACGGCGGCGCGCGGCCATCTTGAGTTCGGCGGTGATATTGAAAACGTAGGGGGGAAGACGATTGATGCGCGAAAAGCTGCGCGGAGTTTGGCTGTCGGTCATGATATCTCTGTACGTAAGCGCCCGGATCCGTCCGAGCGACGTTGGCGCAATGGGTGCGCCTGCAGCCATACTAACCCGGCGCCGTTCAGGCTGGCAAGAGCGCGGTTGAAACGCTACAATGGATGCCTGGTCGAAAATGAGCAAACCAGTTGGTA is a window of Janthinobacterium sp. J1-1 DNA encoding:
- the alaC gene encoding alanine transaminase, producing the protein MTDSQTPRSFSRINRLPPYVFNITAELKMAARRRGEDIIDMSMGNPDGATPSHIVDKLIDTVKRPDTHGYSASKGIPRLRRAISHWYKQRYEVDIDPDSEAIVTIGSKEGLAHLMLATLDRGDTVLVPNPSYPIHIWGAVIAGADIRSVRMGPGVDFFAELERAIRESYPKPKMMVLGFPSNPTAQCVELEFFERVVALAKQHDILVVHDLAYADITFDGWKAPSIMQVPGARDVAVEFFTMSKSYNMAGWRIGFMVGNAELVAALARIKSYHDYGSFTPVQVAAIAALEGDQSCVTEICAQYQRRRDVLVKGLHEAGWMVEKPKASMYIWAHIPEAYRHLGSLEFAKLLLEKARVSVSPGIGFGEYGDDYVRFALIENEARVRQALRGIKNMLRTPVVVEGEAAK